AAGGCGGTCACCGGCCGCCGAGGTACGCCTCGCGCAGATCCTCGTTCTCTAGGAGTTCGCTGCTCTCGCGCTCCATGTACACGCTGCCTTCGCGAAGCACGTACGTCCGATCGGAGTTTCGCAGAATCACGTTGACGTTCTGCTCGATGGTGACGAAGCTCGTAGACCGTCTCTCCTGGATCTCCCGTAACTTCTCGAAGACGTCCTGGACGTACTTCGGCATCAGGCCGGCACTGGGCTCGTCGAAGAGGATCAACTCCGGCTCGGTGACCACGGCGCGTGCGATGGCGACCATCTTCTGCTCGCCACCGCTCATCGTGACGACGTCCTGATCCTTGCGCTCCTCGAGTCGCGGGAACAGCTCGTAGAGTTCGGCCTTCCGGTCCTCGAGTTCGTCGTCGTCGACGGTGAACCCACCCATCTGGATGTTCTCGTCAACGGTCATGTCGGGAAACACGTTGTCGCGCTGGGGCACGTACCCGATGCCCTGCTTGATGAGGTTCGAGGGCCGTTCCCCGGCAATGGATGACCCCTTGAACGTTATCGAGCCCTCCCAAGGGGAGAGATAACCCATGATGACCTTCAGGACCGTCGACTTCCCGGCACCGTTCGGCCCGATGACGCCGACGATCTCGTTGTCCTCGATTTCGAGGCTGACGTCCTTGATCACTGGGACGTCGGTGTAACCCGTCGTAACGTCCTCGACGTTGAGGACGGACATCAGGCGCTCCCCCCCAGGTACGACTCTACGACCCGTTCGTCTCGTTTGACGCGCTCGGGGACGTCCTTCACGAGGTGCTGGCCGTTACTCATCACGATCACCTCGTCGCAGGAACTCGAGATCTGCTCGATCTCGTGGCTGATGATGAACACGGTGACGCCATGCTCCTCGACGAGTTCGTCGAGGAGATCGGCGATGTTGTCGACGAGGCCGGGGTTGACGCCGGCGAACGGCTCGTCGAGCATAATCATCACGGGTTGGAGCATCATCGCGCGTGCGAGCCCGAGGAGTATCTTCTGCCCGCCGGAGAGTTCGCTCCCGTAGAGGTGCTTGTGATCGTCGAGCTGAACGAACTCCAGCAGTCGGTGGGCTTCTGTCTCGACGTCGCCCGGGCAGGGGACGACCATGAGGTTCTCGAGGACGGTCATCTCGGCGAAGATATTCGCGCTCTGGAACGTCCG
This genomic window from Halorubellus sp. JP-L1 contains:
- a CDS encoding ABC transporter ATP-binding protein, with the protein product MSVLNVEDVTTGYTDVPVIKDVSLEIEDNEIVGVIGPNGAGKSTVLKVIMGYLSPWEGSITFKGSSIAGERPSNLIKQGIGYVPQRDNVFPDMTVDENIQMGGFTVDDDELEDRKAELYELFPRLEERKDQDVVTMSGGEQKMVAIARAVVTEPELILFDEPSAGLMPKYVQDVFEKLREIQERRSTSFVTIEQNVNVILRNSDRTYVLREGSVYMERESSELLENEDLREAYLGGR
- a CDS encoding ABC transporter ATP-binding protein, which codes for MGQSILKVQGLTKKFSGMVAVDDLDLEVERGEITGLIGPNGAGKTTTFNLISGMLEPDAGTIEFNGHDLTDEPPYEIPRYGLARTFQSANIFAEMTVLENLMVVPCPGDVETEAHRLLEFVQLDDHKHLYGSELSGGQKILLGLARAMMLQPVMIMLDEPFAGVNPGLVDNIADLLDELVEEHGVTVFIISHEIEQISSSCDEVIVMSNGQHLVKDVPERVKRDERVVESYLGGSA